TTTCAGATATTTGttatttcggtttggatttcTCGAATCGGATTTGAATTGGGAAATCGGGTAAAATGCTCGACCGTACTTCACAATAATTGTGAAGCGTCAGCTATTAATTTCATCGTCCCCCAAAAGAGGCTTTATTGGGTTGTTATTGGGCTTTCAAAATTTCTCCAAATAGGCCCAAAGCTAAGAGCTTTCTGCGATCCACCTCCACGCCGGAAggagttaaaatttatttacttcaCCGCCGATTGTTCCTTCTTCCCCGATCTGCACCGCCTCTCGTTTCGATTGATCTCCTCCCTTCCAGGTGAaaaaggcttcttcttcttcagcattCCTCTTACACCAATTCTGCTTTCGCAATATTCCATCATGTCCTTAATCTAAACATAAGTTTTTCTCTAAGGCCCTGTGTCGATCTTAAAGTAGAGAGATTCATTCATAAATCTGTTATAAAGTAGAAAGCTTTTTTTAGGTTAGATTAGCCATCGGAACATTTCTGGATCTAATCCTTGAGCTAAGTTGATCAATTGTGAGTTAGAAACCAgctgtgtgtttttgtttggtgTATATTAGGTAGCACAGATTGTTTGGGGATGTCTTCAGCGCAAGATCCATTCTACATTGTTAAAGAAGAGATCCAAGATTCTGTAAGTGTTGTTTGTATTTAGACAGACATGTTTTTGTTAGGACACTGATTAATGATGTTGCTCGTGAATGCTTTTTTTGTTAGATTGATAAGTTGCAATCTACATTCCACAAATGGGAGCGTGTCTCTCCAGGAATGGGCGATCAAGTCCACGTCACCAAGGAGCTTCTTGCTAATTGTGGCAGCATCGAGTGGCAGGTACTCGTATGATGGATGACATGCTATATGCTAATTGTCAATACTCAGTTATTATCCACATGATTAATAACATCCAGTAGAATAAGTAAAGTAATATGTTTGAATTAGAGTCCTTTCATGGCTATTGAAGCTGTTCTTGCTGTTAGGAAGGTAGATGAGCTGGAAAAAGCGGTGGCCGTTGCAGCTAAAGATCCTGCCTTGTATGGTATCGATGAAGCTGAGCTTGAAAGACGGAGGAGAT
This Raphanus sativus cultivar WK10039 unplaced genomic scaffold, ASM80110v3 Scaffold2238, whole genome shotgun sequence DNA region includes the following protein-coding sequences:
- the LOC108836481 gene encoding syntaxin-61 isoform X1, whose product is MFISKLFQIFVISVWISRIGFELGNRVKCSTVLHNNCEASAINFIVPQKRLYWVVIGLSKFLQIGPKLRAFCDPPPRRKELKFIYFTADCSFFPDLHRLSFRLISSLPGSTDCLGMSSAQDPFYIVKEEIQDSIDKLQSTFHKWERVSPGMGDQVHVTKELLANCGSIEWQVDELEKAVAVAAKDPALYGIDEAELERRRRWTSNARTQVRNVKTGVLAGKGSAGAGNASEVRRELMRMPNSNEASRYDQYGGREDDGFVQSESDRQMLLIKQQDEELDELSKSVERIGGVGLTIHDELVAQERIIDELGTEMDSTKNRLDFVQKKVGMVMKKAGAKGQMMMICFLLVLFIILFVLVFLT